One window from the genome of Candidatus Sulfotelmatobacter sp. encodes:
- a CDS encoding methylmalonyl-CoA mutase family protein, translating into QNDILKEYIAQKCWCFPPEPSLRIIVDLIEFSTQHVPQWNTISISGYHIREAGSTAAQELAFTLADGFTYVERCLERGMDVDDFAPRLSFFWNSHLDFFEEIAKLRAARRIWARHMRERYRARKKESWLMRFHTQTAGCSLWDKQPENNIVRTAFEGLAGVLGGTQSLHTNSMDETIALPSDKAVKIALRTQQIIAHEIGVTETIDPLAGSYYVESLTNRLEEEAEAYFRQIDGLGGVVPGIEQGFFQREIGRAAYQYQQEIEKKQRILVGVNEYLEPDEKLEIPILYISEQAEAEQKAALEELRRTRDNRACTAALTALTAAARTRPGEANLMAKILDCARAYATEGEIRGAMREVFGDYVESAEF; encoded by the coding sequence CAGAACGACATCCTCAAGGAATACATCGCGCAGAAGTGCTGGTGCTTCCCGCCCGAGCCCTCTCTGCGCATCATCGTGGATCTGATCGAGTTCTCCACCCAGCACGTGCCGCAGTGGAACACCATCTCGATCTCGGGCTACCACATCCGCGAAGCGGGCTCGACCGCGGCGCAGGAGCTGGCCTTCACGCTCGCCGACGGCTTCACCTACGTCGAGCGCTGCCTCGAGCGCGGCATGGACGTGGACGATTTCGCGCCGCGGCTTTCGTTCTTCTGGAACAGCCATCTCGATTTCTTCGAGGAGATCGCCAAGCTGCGCGCCGCGCGCCGCATCTGGGCCCGCCACATGCGGGAGCGCTACCGGGCGCGCAAGAAGGAATCGTGGCTGATGCGCTTCCACACCCAGACCGCCGGCTGCTCGCTGTGGGACAAGCAGCCCGAGAACAACATCGTGCGCACCGCCTTCGAGGGCCTGGCCGGGGTGCTCGGCGGCACTCAGTCGCTGCACACCAACTCGATGGACGAGACGATCGCGCTGCCGAGCGACAAGGCGGTCAAGATCGCGCTGCGCACCCAGCAGATCATCGCCCACGAAATCGGCGTCACCGAGACCATCGACCCGCTGGCCGGCTCCTACTACGTCGAGAGCCTCACCAACCGGCTCGAGGAAGAGGCCGAGGCCTATTTCCGTCAGATCGATGGGCTGGGCGGCGTGGTGCCGGGTATCGAGCAGGGCTTCTTCCAGCGCGAGATCGGTCGCGCCGCCTACCAGTACCAGCAGGAGATCGAGAAGAAGCAGCGCATCCTGGTGGGCGTGAACGAATATCTCGAGCCCGACGAGAAGCTCGAGATCCCGATCCTCTACATCAGCGAGCAGGCCGAGGCCGAGCAGAAGGCCGCGCTCGAGGAGCTGCGCCGCACCCGGGACAACCGGGCGTGCACCGCGGCGCTCACGGCGCTCACCGCCGCCGCCCGCACGCGGCCGGGCGAGGCCAACCTGATGGCGAAGATCCTCGACTGCGCGCGCGCCTACGCCACCGAAGGCGAGATTCGCGGAGCGATGCGCGAGGTGTTCGGCGACTACGTCGAGAGCGCGGAGTTCTGA
- a CDS encoding cobalamin B12-binding domain-containing protein — MRKIRVLVGKPGLDGHDRGAKVVAAALRDAGMEVIYTGLHQTADQVVEAAVQEDVDVVALSILSGAHMTLFPEVLEKMRERGIGDRLLTGGGIIPPEDMETLARQGVGKLFGPGTSTQDIAAYIHEWCASRFGAAEIAPLTERRGSSAMPVPTAAEVAHHAPRAARPALAAPAPRRASAAPARKPARKKAGSNGSRPARATAAKRKPARRVAAKGARGRR; from the coding sequence ATGCGCAAGATCCGCGTGCTGGTGGGCAAACCGGGCCTCGACGGCCATGATCGCGGCGCCAAGGTGGTGGCGGCCGCGCTGCGCGACGCCGGCATGGAAGTGATCTACACCGGTCTGCATCAGACCGCCGATCAGGTGGTGGAAGCCGCGGTGCAGGAAGACGTCGACGTGGTGGCCCTCTCGATCCTCTCGGGCGCCCACATGACGCTGTTCCCCGAGGTGCTCGAGAAGATGCGCGAGCGCGGCATCGGCGATCGCCTGCTGACCGGCGGCGGCATCATCCCGCCCGAGGACATGGAGACGCTGGCGAGACAGGGCGTCGGCAAGCTGTTCGGGCCCGGCACCTCGACCCAGGACATCGCCGCCTACATCCACGAGTGGTGCGCATCGCGTTTCGGGGCCGCCGAGATCGCCCCGCTCACCGAGCGGCGCGGCTCGAGCGCCATGCCAGTGCCGACCGCGGCCGAGGTCGCGCATCACGCGCCGCGTGCGGCGCGTCCCGCGCTGGCAGCGCCCGCGCCCCGCCGCGCGTCCGCCGCTCCGGCACGAAAGCCGGCGCGCAAGAAAGCCGGCTCGAACGGATCGCGTCCCGCGCGCGCGACGGCCGCGAAGCGCAAGCCCGCCCGGCGCGTCGCGGCCAAGGGCGCCCGCGGGCGGCGCTGA
- a CDS encoding flavodoxin family protein: MRQLVALNGSPLRGSSLDLLLEAAGEGAREAGGEFLHLRCGELNVRPCQACGPEPTSGYCVFHDDMDRVYEALQRAHAVVVGSPIYFDAVSAQLKLVIDRCNCVTPLVILPDGREDFRPKWARTRRAAFVAACGSHRRHDLAERSVRGFLKWVGAKWEETLVWAHDDSGLGSVASQPELLESARALGRRLIEGEPLAP, from the coding sequence ATGCGCCAGCTCGTCGCCCTGAATGGCAGCCCGCTCCGTGGCAGCAGCCTTGACCTGTTGCTCGAGGCGGCGGGCGAAGGCGCGCGCGAGGCGGGCGGCGAGTTCCTGCACCTGCGCTGCGGCGAGTTGAACGTCCGTCCCTGTCAGGCCTGTGGACCCGAACCCACGTCCGGCTACTGCGTGTTCCACGACGACATGGATCGAGTCTACGAAGCGCTCCAGCGCGCGCACGCGGTGGTCGTGGGTTCTCCGATCTACTTCGACGCGGTGAGCGCGCAGCTCAAGCTGGTGATCGACCGGTGCAATTGCGTGACGCCGCTGGTCATCCTGCCCGACGGCCGCGAGGATTTCCGACCGAAGTGGGCGCGCACGCGCCGCGCCGCGTTCGTGGCCGCGTGCGGGTCGCACCGCCGCCACGATCTGGCCGAGCGCAGCGTGCGCGGATTCCTGAAGTGGGTGGGGGCGAAGTGGGAGGAGACGTTGGTCTGGGCTCACGACGACAGCGGGCTGGGCAGCGTCGCAAGCCAACCGGAGCTGCTCGAGAGCGCGCGCGCACTGGGACGGCGTCTGATCGAGGGAGAGCCGCTCGCCCCCTGA